A genomic segment from Neobacillus sp. YX16 encodes:
- the fliH gene encoding flagellar assembly protein FliH, translated as MSYSKVFKASQLSFMNDVKIIAQPTVKFTLSGDGESPPSPHSEEEGKATHQVHFMLEEAKAEAQAIIDNARKQAQSMEEATDAKVNQWWEENQKKLENLSFEAKQQGYQDGFELGRKDSENELKQQYREKMEQIQHLLNQAYQQKEEIIAEAEPFLLELSTVIASQIIKQELDQSPDKFIELIKQHILRVKEKESITVCVHPDDFDFIQGQRSHLIAMVNGETEIKIFPDHSISSKGCVIRTAFGSVDARIDTQLEEIKKVILEARRVNDQNVVS; from the coding sequence ATGTCTTATTCTAAAGTTTTCAAGGCTTCACAGCTTTCATTTATGAATGATGTAAAAATAATCGCACAGCCAACAGTTAAATTTACCTTGTCTGGTGATGGGGAATCTCCACCATCTCCTCATAGTGAGGAAGAGGGGAAAGCAACCCATCAAGTTCATTTCATGCTGGAAGAGGCAAAAGCTGAAGCACAAGCGATCATTGATAACGCACGGAAGCAGGCACAATCGATGGAAGAAGCAACTGATGCAAAGGTAAATCAATGGTGGGAAGAGAACCAAAAGAAACTTGAGAATTTGTCATTTGAAGCTAAACAGCAAGGGTACCAAGACGGATTTGAGCTTGGCCGAAAAGACTCTGAAAATGAACTTAAACAACAATACCGTGAAAAAATGGAGCAGATTCAGCATCTACTAAATCAGGCTTATCAGCAAAAAGAAGAGATAATCGCTGAAGCAGAACCGTTTTTGTTGGAACTAAGTACGGTGATTGCCTCTCAAATTATTAAGCAGGAACTTGATCAATCTCCAGATAAATTTATCGAGTTAATCAAACAGCACATTCTTCGAGTGAAGGAAAAAGAATCAATTACAGTGTGTGTTCATCCTGATGATTTTGATTTTATACAAGGACAGCGATCCCACCTCATTGCGATGGTAAATGGAGAAACCGAAATCAAAATCTTCCCGGATCACTCGATTTCATCTAAGGGCTGTGTTATTCGTACGGCTTTTGGAAGTGTTGATGCTCGAATTGATACACAACTAGAAGAAATAAAAAAGGTGATTTTAGAGGCAAGAAGGGTGAATGACCAAAATGTTGTCAGCTGA
- the fliI gene encoding flagellar protein export ATPase FliI, translating into MTKMLSADQYIKLVRGMDPVRVNGKITQIIGLTIESQGPDVRIGEMCSIYPSGSQDPIQAEVVGIRENKVLLMPLGEVRSIGPGCDVVASGKPMMVKAGHQLLGRILDGLGQPLDGKPLPLGLKEVPTHAQPPNPLSRPRIKSALGVGVRTIDGLLTMGKGQRMGIFAGSGVGKSTLLGMISRNTTADVNVIALIGERGREVLDFIEQNLGEEGLKKSVVIVATSDQPSLIRIKGALTATSIAEYFRDQGKDVLLVMDSVTRFAMAQREVGLAIGEPPTTKGYTPSVFAMLPQLLERAGTGPKGSISAIYTVLVDGDDMNEPIADAVRGILDGHIILSRAIGAKGIYPSIDVLNSASRVMTEITSDEHLLAVRNFKKLLASYNEAEDLINIGAYKKGSNREIDMSMRLKPQMENFLRQGIYEGSRLEDVQNLLTSQFGAIMR; encoded by the coding sequence ATGACCAAAATGTTGTCAGCTGATCAATATATCAAATTGGTTCGTGGAATGGATCCTGTTAGAGTGAATGGAAAAATAACTCAAATTATTGGCCTTACCATTGAATCACAAGGACCAGATGTAAGAATCGGTGAAATGTGTTCCATTTATCCGTCAGGGTCACAAGATCCGATACAAGCCGAAGTAGTTGGAATCCGAGAAAACAAGGTTCTGTTAATGCCGCTTGGAGAGGTTAGATCTATAGGTCCAGGGTGTGATGTTGTCGCAAGCGGGAAGCCGATGATGGTAAAAGCTGGACACCAATTACTTGGGAGAATCCTGGATGGTTTAGGTCAACCGCTTGATGGAAAGCCACTTCCACTTGGATTAAAGGAAGTACCGACACATGCCCAACCTCCTAATCCTCTTTCTAGACCAAGAATTAAATCTGCATTAGGTGTTGGGGTAAGAACCATTGATGGCCTTCTAACGATGGGAAAAGGCCAGAGGATGGGGATCTTTGCAGGAAGCGGCGTAGGAAAAAGCACCTTGCTGGGAATGATTTCACGGAATACCACAGCTGATGTCAATGTCATTGCCTTAATTGGAGAACGTGGTCGTGAGGTTCTGGATTTTATTGAGCAAAACTTGGGTGAGGAAGGGTTAAAAAAATCGGTCGTGATTGTGGCGACCTCGGACCAGCCATCCTTAATCAGAATAAAGGGTGCCTTAACGGCTACATCGATTGCAGAATATTTCCGTGATCAAGGTAAAGATGTCTTACTTGTGATGGATTCTGTTACACGATTTGCAATGGCGCAACGAGAGGTTGGACTGGCAATTGGAGAGCCGCCGACGACTAAAGGATATACCCCTTCAGTATTTGCAATGCTTCCACAACTCCTTGAGCGGGCTGGAACTGGACCAAAGGGTTCCATATCAGCCATTTATACAGTGTTGGTGGATGGTGATGATATGAACGAGCCGATTGCTGATGCTGTTCGAGGCATATTAGATGGTCATATCATCTTAAGTCGTGCGATCGGGGCAAAGGGAATTTATCCTTCTATTGATGTCTTGAATAGTGCGAGCAGGGTCATGACCGAAATTACCTCAGATGAACATTTACTTGCTGTCCGGAATTTTAAAAAGCTCCTGGCTTCTTATAATGAAGCCGAAGATTTAATTAATATCGGTGCCTATAAAAAAGGCTCCAATCGTGAAATTGATATGTCCATGCGTTTAAAGCCACAAATGGAAAATTTCTTGCGGCAAGGTATTTATGAAGGTTCTCGGTTAGAGGATGTTCAAAACTTATTAACTTCTCAATTTGGGGCGATCATGCGATGA
- a CDS encoding flagellar FliJ family protein, whose translation MIYKFSYQKVLDFKEKQKEIAEQEFGTSKLRQLEVEEQLEDLALEKEKIFNQYNDMKRKPVWQILEVQHEIEHVNLQLKKLEQKSEQIFHEVEQRHKTLIEKTQEAKIWDQWKAKSAAAFKKQMDQKEQAFLDEMAVMRNARRI comes from the coding sequence ATGATATATAAATTTTCCTATCAAAAAGTGCTGGATTTCAAAGAAAAACAAAAAGAAATCGCTGAGCAGGAATTTGGAACAAGCAAGCTTAGGCAATTAGAAGTCGAGGAACAACTCGAGGACTTAGCATTGGAAAAAGAAAAAATTTTCAATCAGTACAATGATATGAAGCGCAAACCAGTATGGCAAATCTTAGAGGTTCAGCATGAAATTGAACATGTTAATCTACAATTGAAAAAACTGGAGCAAAAATCAGAGCAGATTTTTCATGAAGTAGAACAAAGACATAAGACCCTCATAGAAAAAACACAAGAAGCAAAAATTTGGGACCAATGGAAGGCAAAATCAGCGGCTGCCTTTAAAAAACAAATGGATCAAAAGGAACAGGCATTTTTGGATGAGATGGCTGTAATGCGGAATGCGCGAAGAATTTAA
- a CDS encoding flagellar biosynthetic protein FliO, with amino-acid sequence MKYLVLLFVMSINLLFFQTTIHAEETKSSAEPSVYDSIHKDEVQKSTPTSPKEMDSTSSSIFPLFLKFIFSFLLVIVLMFALLRFLSKRGTSQSNGSIIPLGGHVLGSNKSLQILLIGKTIYIVGVGDTISLVRTLSEGEEYQYLLKSYENQADTLTPSDFLKDSKQKWSSVLQKQLKKMQRENDEV; translated from the coding sequence ATGAAATACCTCGTGTTGTTATTTGTTATGTCTATTAATCTCTTATTTTTTCAAACTACTATTCATGCTGAAGAAACGAAATCTTCAGCTGAACCTTCCGTCTATGACTCTATTCATAAGGATGAGGTGCAAAAATCGACACCCACTTCTCCCAAAGAAATGGATAGTACATCATCTTCTATTTTCCCACTATTTTTGAAGTTTATTTTCTCTTTCCTTTTGGTTATTGTTTTAATGTTTGCCCTATTGCGCTTTCTCTCAAAACGCGGAACTTCTCAATCGAACGGTTCGATTATCCCATTAGGAGGTCATGTGCTTGGTAGTAATAAATCCTTGCAAATCCTACTCATTGGGAAAACGATTTACATTGTTGGGGTAGGCGATACGATTTCTTTGGTCCGCACTCTTTCTGAAGGTGAAGAGTACCAGTACCTTTTAAAAAGCTATGAAAATCAAGCAGACACCTTAACACCATCAGATTTTTTAAAGGATTCCAAGCAAAAATGGAGTTCAGTACTACAAAAACAATTAAAAAAAATGCAGCGAGAGAACGATGAGGTGTAG